The genomic stretch CTTCAACTGCTTTGTTCATTTTCTTTTCAGGATCTTTTGATAGTATTTCTAGTAATGATGAGGTGAAATCCAAGGCCCTGCACAATATAATTCCTAAAACTAAATAACCCTTATATTTTTGGTACGCAGACGAATGAAAATAACCACTATAAACTGACACACTACCGTGAGTATCAGGGTTCTAACCTTAGTTATGACGTTCAATTTAATAATATTGATTTCTCCTGATTAAACTAAGATTAGGGTTTGAACCCTAGTGATGACACACAACCGTAAGTATCAGAGTTTTAAACTCTAGTGATGACGTTTAATCTAACCATATCGATTTTTGTCAGATAAACTAAAATTAGAATTCAAACTCTAATAATGTTCAATCTAACAATATTGACTTCTGCCATTTTGAGCTAAGATTTGCAGAGTTATATGACAAATTTaactgtatatatattttatttatatgaagAATTAAATATTATTGAAGGGTTATATTTTGGGTATTTTTTCACCTTGTGAGCCAAACAAAGGCCTTACTGCAGCTAGACCCCTTCCTTGCATTGCCTTCTGTTGCTTCTAATTTTAATATCTCAACCAAATTTGATATTGTTGTCGGATTTGATTCATGCATCAATTCCAATCTCTGAAAATGAAACGCAATTTAATGCACAATCATTGGTAGTTGACCTATCAACAATATTTTTAGTATAACCAAACTCATATAATACATGTTTCTCAACTCATATACACCAAAACTATAATACTATACACTAGTCGGTTTACTTACTTGACTCACATGAACTATATATGTTAGTTTAAATAAGAAAGGTTCCCTTAATTCGGTCATTACTGGTTATTATTTCAACCATCATATATTATAATTTAAGATTTTGTCAAATGAACTACTAACAAGACATATATTACAGTTTGAGATTTTGTCAAATGAACAATCTAGCATCTCATATGCATCATAAGAATAAAAGTAGAATtattaatgataaaaaatataattaaaaaagtagTTAACAATCTCCTAGTTACAATTCAAATGATATAAACCTCAAAAGATATTTGATATGCAAGAGTTCGGATTCAAATtatcaatttctattttttttaaactctttgaaataaataaaaatttaatagctCAACTTATATGTGATATTTGAATTAAATAGgtgtaaattattaatttaggATTTAATCTATGTTGGccgcatttatttatatttattataaatgtaaataattaaaaaaaattaacactcAATTAAATTCATAGAAACAACTTATAAAATAAAGCATTATTTTTTTTGCTAAAATGATGTATAATATGAAATGGATTAATATAATTGAGTAATAAGATTAATGATAGATTTAGCTATGATTCTATATTTTTTGTACCTTGATATTTTGGTATACATCTTCTCTCAAAACAGCCATTGTTGGTCCAATTTTATCTGTTAATACACACATAATTTCCAATGtatcaatataaatattaaaaatcacatcAAACTTTGAACAAAACACTAAAGATTTGAAGTAAGAAAAACCTACCAAGAACTTGTAGAACAGAATAACATATAGAGAGGAAAGGCTTGGTAGGAATATGAGCAGCTTCATGATTTTCTTCAGAAGGTTTAACAATTACCACCATAGAAAGCTCTTCAATGACACAACTTATCACTGATTTCTTCTCCATTTCTCTCTTACAACTCTTCATATTTCACTTCTTAGTTTCTTCTTTCTCCAAACTAGTGTTCTATATATATACAGCAAGAATGGATAATTTCCAACAAGTTGCTTctttaagaaaaaagaaaaaaaaacttgcaAGCTCttaactattaaattattattctgCGATTCTCTTAACAAAACCTTCTTAATCTTGaactctttattttatttcattattattttttggtaTAAGATAACTCTTGTGCTATGTCAATTTCCCTCTAAAATATAAACGTACGATGACATATATATTTGACCTTatagttattatttatgattataatgatttttaaaacattatctTAGTAAGTAAAACTCATGTAGGTCCCATATTGAAATTGAAAGGTCTAAAAGAATATAGAAGGAATCATTTTGCCATGTTGATGTAATTTAGAGTTCACATGGCACATACGGTCATAAGGATAATAACTGGCATTAGGAAGATAGATATATGTGTTAAGTTTTATCCTCTTTATTATGCAAATGGGGTAGGACATGCCACTCTTTTGCTCATAGAATCCGTTTgtatttaattaaagaaaatgtGTGGTGTACACGTCGATGTATACATCTTAAGAGAGAAAGATATAAATGGAATGGAATAACATCGTATAGTGGACTAGTGTATATGGTCTACGGTTAAACCGTGATTAAATAGAATGTTTTAACAAATTTGTCACGATTTAACCGTTATTAAATATGGTTCCTATTTGTTTTGTCATTAATATAACCTTCAAATCATCTATGAAGGTTTGAATTGGAAAATCAATAGATTATTATAATTTGAAGGTCTTTAGAACTTTACCATTGCGAATCAAGATAGCCTAATTTAGTGGTAAGATTATAAAATATGTCTTTAATGGTTACTCAATAGATGATATGGGTTACAAGAGGTGTGAAATGGAATATTGAGGATCAAATTGGATTGGATCAAatcagattgttttaatcaattatccaaaattgaattgaattacaattaaatttatttttgaatcGGATGAATTTTTACCTCAAAACTGATTCGAAATAAACCACAAACAAACCTAATAAAGAgagtcaaataaaataaataaattaaaaagaggATCCAAAGTAATAGTACATAATTAAAGAAATTTCAATGTTAAATCTTTGTTAAATAAGGCCTCTTAATAAATATACCACAATgtaattttgataaaataaaacctCTAATTTTATGTCACGGTTAAATATGACTAATTTATGCAATATCTCTAAAAATTTGAGAATTATGTAATAGATTTTTGATGCAACATATAAAAAAGGGATAGAAGAATAAAATGTGAACTTAAATGTAGAAGAATATAAAGTGtccacatatatttttataaattgtgTAAGATACGTACTAGATGTGcttttttagtttttgttttaatatataaaatctataatataagaaaattaatgactCTGGAAAACACATTTTTAACCTTTCTTCTTTGCCCTCCACCTCATTGATTTGGGGGTAAAATGTGTTCAAAATTTACTTTTTGCAACCAAATTGTACTTTTTGTTACAACTTAAATGTTTCTACTATTAATTGTTATAAATTGCaaagatatttgattttaatagtTAAAGTAGGACAATATGGAGACACGTGCAAGTACAATGTAGTCTCTTTTTGAAATACTAGTGTGATACccatgcgttcgcacgggtacccgtcgttttcgcgcatttggattgaggacaataaaaagtattagtaaatgatttaatttgagttaaaatgagaaaagttataaaaatactaatattaaaaaaattgaatattaaaaataagaaataattaaAGAATGTAGAATAATACAGCTAATGACGCATTTAAGAAAGGTAGAAGTTTCATTAAGAAATAATtggttttaaataaaagaataattaagtgttattttattagtaTAGAATAAAATTTGGAAAAATCAATTATTTGGCTTAAATTTTTACTGTTTTATCAACAGTAGAACAAAATGTGACCTACATAAAAAATAGACAACACAATGTGATAGTCCAATGTAATAAACTTAGCTATATTTACTTTCAATATATTAACATCGCTTCATGTTAATattgattattttaattaattaacaattgGCTTAGCTTCCATCCTCACCTATTGCCTCTTGTTCATTTTTCTAACAGCCTATGTCATGACACCTTTGAATTAATATAATACTTTAATAAACTATATAAAAACAAACCATAGGGTTTTATATAGAGATCTTTAGaggagtaaaataattttttttctcaactGATGCATCTAGTTTCAAAACCACTTTTATCCTTTATGCACTTAAGATTCTATCATTAAAGTTAACTATTATGGTAACCTAATCATcatacaaaattaaatattttagaaataagataaaattatgacaAGAGAGGGTTTGAATTCTCCTTAAAATATTGACTATAAGATTAGTGTAGTAAAATAGTGTATTTAGAATTCGAGTTcacttaatttaattaatttaactgaTTGTGCCCGGCTAACaacttataataattttaaattaaaaaatagaattttaCATCACTCGTGCATTAAAATGAGTTGAAGacatggattttaattaaaattaaaaaacaaaaggaCTTCATTTTATAAGTTGTATTAgtaaatgttttattatttaactaaCTATTTTTGGAATtctcaaattatttattttattt from Vicia villosa cultivar HV-30 ecotype Madison, WI linkage group LG4, Vvil1.0, whole genome shotgun sequence encodes the following:
- the LOC131600364 gene encoding glycolipid transfer protein 3-like — protein: MKSCKREMEKKSVISCVIEELSMVVIVKPSEENHEAAHIPTKPFLSICYSVLQVLDKIGPTMAVLREDVYQNIKRLELMHESNPTTISNLVEILKLEATEGNARKGSSCSKAFVWLTRALDFTSSLLEILSKDPEKKMNKAVEESYDVTLKPWHGWIASTASRVALRLVPESKTFINLLKTEDEEIGMLIQKMQILVSLLVPFLEDIHFILRLYNLDKLKST